The DNA segment GCGGGGAGAAAATGCTCTTCGGCGCGTCCGTTGTGCGGGCGCTCGTGCTTGACCGTGCAGACAATGCCTGACTGGCCATAATCCCAGTGAAGCGTCTTGATGCCCGCCATGTCGCGCAGGCGCGACTTGACTCCGTCGCAGGCGATCAGAAGGCGCGCGGAGATCGCAAGGCCATCGCTCAGCCGCACTACAGTGCGTGCAGTGCCGCGGTCGAAACCCTCAACGCCCACACCCTGGACGATGTCTATGCCCAGTTCACCTGCTCGGGCGCGCAGCGCACCGTTCAGGTTCCGGTTCATGACCATGTGTGCGAAGGGCTCGCCGGGTCCGGCTTCGCCACCAAAGGTGAGGAAAACCGGGCGGACGGGGTCGGATGTGCGAGAATCGGTAACGATCATCTCGTTGATGGGCTGGGCTTCCTCGACAAGCTCGTCCCAACAGCCGAGGCGGGAGAGCATGCGGGTGGCCGCAGCAGCTATTGCCGAGGCGCGGCCATCCTTCTGCCAGACGCCTTCCGGGGCGGCATCGACGATCATGATCTTCAGGCTTGGACGAGCCTGCGCGATTGAAACAGCGGTGGCAAGGCCGACATAGCCCGCACCAGCAATGAGAATGTCGATCTGTTCGCCGTGATGGGGGGCGGTTTCAGCCATGACAATATCCTCTCATTCTGGCCATCTGCCTTGACTTCCACTCTGGCGTTCGCTTTCTCGCCTGAAATACCGAATTGCTGCCGGAGGGATATCTATGTCGTCTGCAATGAACGGGCTTCTCGACATACTTGATCTCGAGCCGCTTGAACACAACCTGTTTCGTGGCCGCAGCCCCCAGGTGGGCTGGCAGCGTGTGTTTGGCGGCCAGGTCATAGGGCAGGCGCTCGTCGCTGCCCAGCGCACCGTGGCAGAAGGCCGCCATGTTCATTCCCTCCATTGCTATTTCATGCGTCCCGGGGATCCTGCCGTGCCTATCATCTACGAGGTGGATCGCATCCGGGACGGCGGCAGCTTCACGACGCGGCGGGTGGTGGCAATCCAGCATGGGCACGCAATCTTCTCGCTTTCAGCCTCTTTCCAGGTGGAAGAAGAGGGGCTTGAACATCAACTGCCAATGCCGCTCGATGTTCCGGGGCCGGAGACGCTGAAATCCCAGAGCGAGTTCATCGAGGCGTTCGGTGACAAGGTGCCGGAGAATATCCGTCGCTACTGGAAGCAGGAGCGTCCGCTGGAGATCCGCCCGCTGAATGTCGAACATTACACGACGCGAGACCCATTGCCGCCAGTGCAGAATGTGTGGTTGCGCGCGACCGGTCCGGTGCCTGACGACCGTGCATTGCAGGCGGCGATCCTTGCCTATCTGTCCGACATGACGCTGCTGGACACCTCGACATTCCCTCATGGGCGATCGGTCTTTGATCCCGAGCTTCAAATGGCCAGCCTCGACCACGCGATGTGGTTTCACAGGCCCACCAAGCTGGATGACTGGCTGCTCTACACCTCCGACAGTCCCTCTTCGCAGGGCGCCCGCGGTTTCTCTCGTGGGTCGCTTTATGCGCGTGACGGAACATTGGTTGCTTCGACGGCTCAAGAGGGGCTGGTGCGTATGCGCAAAAAATAGGCACTGAAAAATATCTGCCTATTAATTAATCTACAGGAACATCACTCAACCTGCTGCGCATCGCGCAGCAGGTTTTTTAATTTATCAAAATCAATGGCTTACTGAATCGTATTTCAAACTGGCACGGGACTTGAATCCATTCTGGCATAGCCGGCGCAAGGGGTGGGCTGGCGACATCTGAAAGCGGGAAACCGCACCAGCAGAGGTGGATCCTGATGAAACTCGTCATGGCAATCATAAAGCCGTTCAAGCTGGAGGCAGTGCGAGAAGCGCTGACCGAGCTTGGAATTCAGGGCCTGACCGTCACGGAAGTGAAGGGTTATGGCCGCCAGAAAGGGCATACGGAAATCTATCGTGGGGCCGAATATGCAGTGAGCTTCCTGCCGAAGGTGAAGGTCGAAGTTGCTGTCGACAGCGACATTGCTGACCGCGCCGTCGAAGCGATCGCCGCGGCTGCCAAGACCGGCCAGATCGGCGACGGCAAGATCTTCGTTCTCAATGTGGACAGGGCCGTGCGTATCCGCACCGGCGAAGCCGACAGCGCCGCTCTTTGAGCCGTCCGGATTTTACAGGGAGACTATCAATGACAATTCGTTCCTTTTTGACCGCCAATGGCGGGCGGCTTGCCGGGGCGCTGGCCGTGACAGCGATGACCGCTGCGCCTGTGCTTGCCCAGGACGCAGAGGCTGCTCCTGCTGCCGGTGCCGACACGGCTTTCATCTTCAACACGCTTCTCTTCCTCATCGGCGGCTTCCTCGTCATGTGGATGGCCGCAGGCTTTGCCATGCTGGAAGCCGGCATGGTGCGTTCCAAGAACGTCTCCATGCAGCTCTTGAAGAATGTTGCGCTGTATTCCATCGCCGGTCTGATGTACTGGGTGGTGGGCTACTCGCTCATGTATGTCGACGTGACCGGCTGGATCGGCAGCTTCGGAGCCTATAGCTGGCCGGATGCCGGTGTGGCCAATGAAGGCGACTACTCGGTCGCTTCGGACTGGTTCTTCCAGATGGTCTTCGTCGCAACCGCAGCCTCGATCGTTTCCGGCACGCTTGCCGAGCGTATCAAGCTGTGGCCTTTCCTGATCTTCGTCGTTGTTCTCACCGGCTTCATCTACCCGATCCTGGGTTCCTGGAAGTGGGGTGCAGGCTGGCTCGACGCGATGGGCTTCCAGGATTTTGCCGGCTCCACGATCGTTCACTCCGTCGGTGGCTGGGCCGCTCTTGCGGGTGCGCTGCTTCTCGGCTCGCGTCAGGGCAAGTATGGAGCCAATGGCCAGGTTCAGCCGATCCCGGGCTCCAACATGGCGCTCGCCACGCTTGGTACGTTCATCCTGTGGCTTGGCTGGTTCGGCTTCAACGGTGCTTCGCAGCTCGCCATGGGCACCAACTCCGACGTGTCCGACATCAGCCGCATCTTTGCCAACACCAATCTTGCTGCCGCTGGCGGTGTCGTTGCCGCACTTATCCTCACGCAGATCGTCTACAAGCGCGTCGACATCACCTTCGTGCTCAACGGCGCGCTGGCCGGTCTCGTCTCGATCACTGCCGAGCCGCTGACCCCGAGCCCGCTCATGGCCATCATCATCGGCGCAATCGGCGGCATCATCGTGGTCTTCACGGTTCCGCTGCTGGACAAGCTGAAGATCGACGATGTGGTTGGCGCAATTCCGGTTCACCTGATTGCCGGTATCTGGGGAACGCTGGCCGTGCCGCTGACCAATGGTGGCGCAAGCTTCGGCGTCCAGCTGGTCGGCATCGCGGCCTACGGCGTTGCAGCCTTCGCGGTTTCCTTCATCGTCTTCGCGATCCTGAAGGCCACCATGGGACTGCGTGTGTCACCGGAAGAAGAACTTTCGGGTCTTGATGTCGCGGAAGTCGGCGTTGAAGCCTATCCGGAGTTCATCGCCTCGCGCGTCCGCTAAGTCGAGCAGGCGGGGCAAAAGCCTCGCCGCTTCATAATTTCCCGTCGCAGCGAACAGGCACTTCCTCCCGCTTTGACCGCTGCAACTTTGGCCCGGAGTGATCCGGGCCTTTTTTTGTCCGAAAGGCAGTGGCGAAGGGTCTGCATGGTTAATGGGCCCTTAACCTTCCAGTCCTAGTCTGCGGGGCGAATCCCCAGTGGCGGCCATTGCCGCATAAGTGATGCTTGGACGGGCAAATGCGTATGAGTTCCGGTTCTTCCGCGACCTATGTCTATGACGAAGACAGCTATGGATTTAACGCCTTCCTGCTGCGACAGGCAGCGCGGCTGTCCGGGCTGCTGATCCTCGCATTTTCCGCATTCGCCCTGGCCAGCCTTGCCACCTGGAATGTCGCGGATCCAAGCTTCAGCTATGCGACCGACAATCCCGTCACCAATGCGATGGGCTATCCGGGAGCCGTGTTCTCCGACATTGCCATGCAGTTCTACGGGCTGGCCTCGGTGGCGGGGCTGGTTCCTGCAGTGTTTTTCGGTGCGCTTCTTGCGACCGCACAGGGCGTGGAACGTCCGGCTCGCCGTGTTGGAGCGTGGTTTCTGGGCTCAATCCTGGCTGCAGGCGTTGCAGGATGCGTCGCCCCGCCCGCCTCCTGGCCGCTGCCGACCGGCCTTGGTGGTGTGTTTGGAGACATGGTTCTTGCCGTACCGAAGGTGTTTATCGGCCAGTATCCAACCGGCTTTCTCGGTTTCATCATTGGTGCGTTGCTGATCGGACCGGCTGCCTGGCTCGTTCTCTACGCGTCGAGCATCCTGGGTCGTTCTCCTCGCGTTGCAGCGCCCGTGGCGGAAGCCGAGGAAGAGATCATCTATGATGCCGATTTCGTCGAGGATACCGGCAGTGGCTCGATTGCCCTTGGCTGGCTCACCCATTGGTGGCTGACGGCTTGCGCATTCGTGCGTCGGCGCCTGGCGGTCCGCGGGCCTGATCTCCCGGAAGAATATGATGTTCCGGTCATTGCTCCAAGCGGGCAGGGACCCACCATCGATGATGGTGTGAAGATCGAGCCGGACTTTGACGATGATGTCTTCGGCGCGCATCCCGAGCGCGTCGGCCCTGCACATGTCCAAGCGCCCGAGACGGGACATGACGAGGATGATGATTACCCCTGGGAGGAGCCGAGCCAGCGCGCAGCGCCTGCTGCTCAACCGCGTCCCGCTGGCGCACAAACGTCCCAAACCTCACGCGTGGACAATCCCACGCCGCGTCCGCAGCCGGGCACGCGTGTGCGCCGTGAAGCACAGCCTTCGCTTCTTGGTGATGATGGCTTCGAGCTCCCCGCGCTGCATCTGCTGGCTGAACCGAAAGCCACGGCGAAAGATCCCTCTCTTTCCAGGGAGGCACTGGAGCAGAACGCGCGCCTTCTGGAAGGCGTGTTGGAGGACTTCGGCGTCAAGGGCGAGATCATTCATGTCCGCCCGGGTCCCGTGGTCACGCTCTACGAGCTTGAGCCTGCACCAGGTATCAAATCCTCCCGCGTGATCGGCCTCGCTGATGACATCGCCCGTTCCATGAGCGCGATTGCCGCACGTGTTGCGGTGGTTCCCGGGCGCAACGCCATCGGCATCGAGCTTCCCAATTCCACGCGTGAGACCGTGTATCTGCGCGAGCTTCTTTCCAGCCGAGACTTCGAATCGGCCAAGGCCAAGCTGGCGCTCTCGCTGGGGAAGACCATCAATGGCGAAGGCGTGATCGCGGACCTCGCCAAGATGCCTCACCTGCTCGTTGCCGGTACGACCGGCTCGGGTAAGTCGGTTGCGATCAACACGATGATCCTGTCGCTGCTCTACCGCATGACGCCGGAGCAGTGCCGCCTGATCATGATCGACCCGAAGATGCTCGAGCTTTCGGTTTACGACGGCATTCCGCATCTCCTGACGCCGGTCGTAACCGATCCGAAGAAGGCGGTTGTGGCGCTGAAATGGACCGTGCGGGAGATGGAAGACCGCTACCGCAAGATGTCCAAGGTCGGCGTGCGTAATATCGAGGGCTTCAACCAGCGCGTTACGGCCGCCAAGAAGAAGGGCGAGACCATCCAGCGCACCGTCCAGACCGGCTTTGACCGTGAAACGGGCGAAGCCATTTACGAGACGGAAGAGCTGGATCTGGAGCCGATGCCGTTCATCGTCGTCATTATCGACGAGATGGCCGACCTGATGATGGTTGCGGGCAAGGATATCGAAGGCGCGGTGCAGCGTCTGGCACAGATGGCGCGTGCCGCGGGCATTCACGTCATCATGGCCACCCAGCGCCCGTCCGTCGACGTCATCACCGGCACCATCAAGGCCAACTTTCCGACGCGTATCTCCTTCCAGGTGACGTCGAAGATCGACAGCCGCACGATCCTCGGCGAACAGGGTGCAGAGCAGCTTCTGGGCATGGGTGACATGCTCTACATGGCCGGTGGCGGGCGCACCCAGCGTGTCCACGGGTCCTTCGTGTCCGACGGCGAAGTGGAGGAGGTGGTCGCGCATCTCAAGCGCCAGGGCGCACCGGCCTATCTCGAGGCCGTCACTGAAGATGATGGCAGCGACGAGGGTGACAGCTCCGGGGGCGGAGGCTCGGTCGGCAATCTCGGCAATTCCGACGACCCGTATGATCAGGCGGTTGCCGTGGTGCTGCGTGATGGCAAGGCTTCGACCAGCTATATCCAGCGTCGTCTTGGTATCGGCTACAATCGTGCAGCCTCCATCATCGAGCGCATGGAGCAGGAAGGCATTGTCGGTCCCGCAAACCATGCCGGCAAGCGCGAGATACTGGTGCCGACGGAGCAGGATGAGGTCTAGTCGGGCCCTGGCTCCATCGGGAACTTGAAGATGTTGCAGCCGTTCTCCTGAGGGAAGCCAAATTTCAGCCCAGTTGCGTTTGTATTCGCAACTATCAGATTCAGCATCCGGAGCGATCATGAACAAGACATCGAAGCTCAGCCGCACGATCCGCGCTTTTGCAGCTGCAATGGGGCTGGTGATGTTGGGAGCCGTGGCTGCGCCCGTCGCAGGACACGCGCAGGGCAATGCCTCTTCCGCGCAGGCTATCGCAAACCACTTCTCCAGCGTGCGTACCATGACCGGCGAATTCGTGCAGTTCGGTCCGAGCGGCGAGCAGACAGGTGGCAAGTTCTATATCGAGCGACCCGGCAAGGTGCGCTTCGACTATGAAGCACCTTCAAATGTGCAAGTGATCTCGGACGGCACATCTCTGGTCGTGCAGAACCGCAAGCTGCAGACGGCGGACGTTTATCCGCTTGGCAAGACGCCGCTGAAGCTTCTTCTTGATCGCCAGATCGATCTTTCCGGCAGCAAGGTGCAAAGCGTAAAGCAGGATGACGAATTGACGACGATCAAGCTCGCCGACAAGTCGGTCTTCGGCGATTCGACGATCACCATGATGTTCGACAGCAAGTCGTATGAGCTGCGCCAGTGGACGATCACGGATGCGCAGGGCAAAGACACGACCGTGATGATCTTCAACGTGCAGAACGGCGTGGCATTCGACCCCAGCACTTTTGCCATCGATTATCGCAAGGTGAACCAGATGAACCGCAAGCGTAACTGACAGATCCGTCAGCAGTGCTTGTGGAAAGTCGAGCCCGTCCCGGCCTTCTGCCGCGGCGGGCTTGTCTTATGGAGCCGCAGCATCCATTTTCGCGCCTGACCAAGAATAGTCTTGAAAGTTGGGGTGCGGATGCCGCTGCGAATTGCCACCTGGAACATCAACTCGGTGCGTCTGCGCCTGCCGCTGGTTCTGCGTTTCCTTGAGGAGCATCAGCCCGATGTGCTGTGCCTCCAGGAGACCAAGTGTCCCAATGACCAGTTCCCGACAGCCGCCTTCCGCAAGATCGGTTATGATCATGTCGCGATCCATGGCCAAAAGGGCTATCACGGCGTCGCCACCATTTCGCGTCGTCCCATGTCGGTTCTGGAAACACGAACCTTTTGCGGCATCGAGGATTGCAGGCATCTGGCGACATCTGTCGAGCTTGGCAGTCGCCGCATCCATCTGCACAATTTCTATGTACCCGCAGGCGGTGACGAGCCGGATCCGGAAGTCAATCCGAAATTCAGGCACAAGCTGGACTTCGTGCAGGAGATGCACGACATCCTGCCCGCCACCATCGCCGATACGGGAAGCATACTCGTGGGTGATCTGAACATCGCACCGCTTGAGGCCGATGTGTGGTCGCACAAGCAGATGCTGAAGGTCGTCAGCCACACGCCGGTGGAAACGGAAGGGCTGGAGGCCATGCGCAAGGCGGGTGGCTGGGTCGACATCATGCGCCAGCATGTTCCGCCGGAAGAGAAGCTGTTTACCTGGTGGAGCTATCGCTCAAAGGACTGGGAAGCGTCGAACCGCGGGCGCAGGCTGGACCATGTGTGGTCCTCCCCCGATCTTTCTCCGGTGCTCAAGGATATGGCCGTGCTCAAGGACGCCCGTGGCTGGGATCGCCCATCGGACCATGTGCCGGTGATCACGGATTTCGATATCGGCTAGCGCTGCAGACGGTTGGCGACAGCCTCTATCTGGCGCAGCATGGCCTGA comes from the Nitratireductor basaltis genome and includes:
- a CDS encoding P-II family nitrogen regulator, with amino-acid sequence MKLVMAIIKPFKLEAVREALTELGIQGLTVTEVKGYGRQKGHTEIYRGAEYAVSFLPKVKVEVAVDSDIADRAVEAIAAAAKTGQIGDGKIFVLNVDRAVRIRTGEADSAAL
- a CDS encoding DNA translocase FtsK, which codes for MSSGSSATYVYDEDSYGFNAFLLRQAARLSGLLILAFSAFALASLATWNVADPSFSYATDNPVTNAMGYPGAVFSDIAMQFYGLASVAGLVPAVFFGALLATAQGVERPARRVGAWFLGSILAAGVAGCVAPPASWPLPTGLGGVFGDMVLAVPKVFIGQYPTGFLGFIIGALLIGPAAWLVLYASSILGRSPRVAAPVAEAEEEIIYDADFVEDTGSGSIALGWLTHWWLTACAFVRRRLAVRGPDLPEEYDVPVIAPSGQGPTIDDGVKIEPDFDDDVFGAHPERVGPAHVQAPETGHDEDDDYPWEEPSQRAAPAAQPRPAGAQTSQTSRVDNPTPRPQPGTRVRREAQPSLLGDDGFELPALHLLAEPKATAKDPSLSREALEQNARLLEGVLEDFGVKGEIIHVRPGPVVTLYELEPAPGIKSSRVIGLADDIARSMSAIAARVAVVPGRNAIGIELPNSTRETVYLRELLSSRDFESAKAKLALSLGKTINGEGVIADLAKMPHLLVAGTTGSGKSVAINTMILSLLYRMTPEQCRLIMIDPKMLELSVYDGIPHLLTPVVTDPKKAVVALKWTVREMEDRYRKMSKVGVRNIEGFNQRVTAAKKKGETIQRTVQTGFDRETGEAIYETEELDLEPMPFIVVIIDEMADLMMVAGKDIEGAVQRLAQMARAAGIHVIMATQRPSVDVITGTIKANFPTRISFQVTSKIDSRTILGEQGAEQLLGMGDMLYMAGGGRTQRVHGSFVSDGEVEEVVAHLKRQGAPAYLEAVTEDDGSDEGDSSGGGGSVGNLGNSDDPYDQAVAVVLRDGKASTSYIQRRLGIGYNRAASIIERMEQEGIVGPANHAGKREILVPTEQDEV
- a CDS encoding ammonium transporter — encoded protein: MTIRSFLTANGGRLAGALAVTAMTAAPVLAQDAEAAPAAGADTAFIFNTLLFLIGGFLVMWMAAGFAMLEAGMVRSKNVSMQLLKNVALYSIAGLMYWVVGYSLMYVDVTGWIGSFGAYSWPDAGVANEGDYSVASDWFFQMVFVATAASIVSGTLAERIKLWPFLIFVVVLTGFIYPILGSWKWGAGWLDAMGFQDFAGSTIVHSVGGWAALAGALLLGSRQGKYGANGQVQPIPGSNMALATLGTFILWLGWFGFNGASQLAMGTNSDVSDISRIFANTNLAAAGGVVAALILTQIVYKRVDITFVLNGALAGLVSITAEPLTPSPLMAIIIGAIGGIIVVFTVPLLDKLKIDDVVGAIPVHLIAGIWGTLAVPLTNGGASFGVQLVGIAAYGVAAFAVSFIVFAILKATMGLRVSPEEELSGLDVAEVGVEAYPEFIASRVR
- the xth gene encoding exodeoxyribonuclease III is translated as MPLRIATWNINSVRLRLPLVLRFLEEHQPDVLCLQETKCPNDQFPTAAFRKIGYDHVAIHGQKGYHGVATISRRPMSVLETRTFCGIEDCRHLATSVELGSRRIHLHNFYVPAGGDEPDPEVNPKFRHKLDFVQEMHDILPATIADTGSILVGDLNIAPLEADVWSHKQMLKVVSHTPVETEGLEAMRKAGGWVDIMRQHVPPEEKLFTWWSYRSKDWEASNRGRRLDHVWSSPDLSPVLKDMAVLKDARGWDRPSDHVPVITDFDIG
- a CDS encoding ubiquinone biosynthesis hydroxylase; the encoded protein is MAETAPHHGEQIDILIAGAGYVGLATAVSIAQARPSLKIMIVDAAPEGVWQKDGRASAIAAAATRMLSRLGCWDELVEEAQPINEMIVTDSRTSDPVRPVFLTFGGEAGPGEPFAHMVMNRNLNGALRARAGELGIDIVQGVGVEGFDRGTARTVVRLSDGLAISARLLIACDGVKSRLRDMAGIKTLHWDYGQSGIVCTVKHERPHNGRAEEHFLPAGPFATLPLKGDRSSIVWTERTADAERLVNEDEFIFEQELEMRFGLKLGEIRVEGPRRAWPLGLTLARDFVRPRFALAGDAAHGIHPIAGQGLNLGFKDAAALAETVVEADRMGEDIGALDVLQRYERWRRFDTVQMGVTTDVLNRLFSNDIGPVRAIRDLGLGIVDRMPALKDFFIRQASSPQGSAPRLLQGEPI
- the tesB gene encoding acyl-CoA thioesterase II; translated protein: MSSAMNGLLDILDLEPLEHNLFRGRSPQVGWQRVFGGQVIGQALVAAQRTVAEGRHVHSLHCYFMRPGDPAVPIIYEVDRIRDGGSFTTRRVVAIQHGHAIFSLSASFQVEEEGLEHQLPMPLDVPGPETLKSQSEFIEAFGDKVPENIRRYWKQERPLEIRPLNVEHYTTRDPLPPVQNVWLRATGPVPDDRALQAAILAYLSDMTLLDTSTFPHGRSVFDPELQMASLDHAMWFHRPTKLDDWLLYTSDSPSSQGARGFSRGSLYARDGTLVASTAQEGLVRMRKK
- a CDS encoding outer membrane lipoprotein carrier protein LolA, translated to MNKTSKLSRTIRAFAAAMGLVMLGAVAAPVAGHAQGNASSAQAIANHFSSVRTMTGEFVQFGPSGEQTGGKFYIERPGKVRFDYEAPSNVQVISDGTSLVVQNRKLQTADVYPLGKTPLKLLLDRQIDLSGSKVQSVKQDDELTTIKLADKSVFGDSTITMMFDSKSYELRQWTITDAQGKDTTVMIFNVQNGVAFDPSTFAIDYRKVNQMNRKRN